The genomic segment CTGACGTATAAGGATCTCGCGCCCTACTACGACAAGACCGAGATGCTGGTTGGCGTGTACGGCGGAGACGATGACCTTGAGAACACGCCCCGTTCGTCACCGGGGGTGCTCATGCCGCCGCCGGCGCCTCGCGCCGTGGAACTGCTGGCCAAGAAGCATGCGACGCCGATGGGAATTCCCGTGATCCCGGCGCATCTGGCCATCATGACGAAGTGGCAGGACGCGAAGACGCTGCCGCAGAAGATCCATCCCACCAACAAGCTGGCGCAGCGCGTGCTGCGCGAGTCGATGTTGAGTCGGCAGGCCTGCTTCTGGGCCACCCCGTGCGGCAACGGTTGCTCCATCAAGGCCAACTTCCAGTCGACGACGGTGCTGTTGCCCCCGGCGTTGGCGACCGGCAACGTGGATATCGTGCCCGATGCGATGGTGCGCGACATCACCGTGGACGCCAAGGGAAAGGCAACGGGTGTGCATTACATCGACAAGAACACGCGGACCGATCGTCATGTGACGGCGCGTATTGTGGTGCTGGCGGCCAGCGCCTGCGAAACGGCGCGCATACTGCTCAACAGCAAGAGCCCGGCCTTCCCGAACGGCCTGTCCAACAGCAGCGGGCTGGTGGGCAAGTACCTCATGGATACCGTTGGTGCCGGGATTGGCGGACAGATTCCCGCGCTGGAGAACTTGCCCGCGCACAACACCGACGGTGCCTCGGGCATGCACATGTACATCCCGTGGTGGTTGTATAAAGAACAACTGGGCGGGAAGCTGGGGTTCGCGCGCGGATACCATGTGGAGTTTGGCGGCGGGCGCGGTATGCCGGGACCCGGCATGTTCAACGGGCTCGAGTCGTTCACGGGCGGATCGTACGGCAAGAAGTTCAAGGAGGACGCGCGTCGCTACTACGGCACCTTCATGTACTTCGACGGCCGCGGCGAGATGATCCCCAATGAAGACAGCTACTGCGAGATCGATCCGGATGTGGTGGACCAGTGGGGGATACCGGTGCTGCGATTCCACTGGAAGTGGTCGGATCACGAGTTGAAGCAAGCGGTGCACATGCAAACCACCTTCGCGCAGATCATCGAGGCGATGGGAGGCAAGGTGCAGGGCACGGTGCAGACCGACGGCAATCGCGCCATCGCCAAGGGCGGTCAGATCATTCACGAAGTCGGCACGTGCCGCATGGGTGAAGACCCGAAGACGTCGGTGCTCAACCCGTACTGCCAGTCATGGGACGTGAAGAACCTGTTCGTCACCGATGGTGCGCCGTTTGTGTCGAACGCTGACAAGAACCCCACGCTGTCGATTCTCGCCATGGCCTGGCGGACGACGGACTATGTGCTGGAACAGATTTCGAAGCGGGAGATCTAATGGAGACGGGAGACGGGAGACGGGAGACGGGAGACGCGCGATCGGCGGATGGTGCGTCGACGGACGGCGTGAATCGACGCGACGCGCTGAAGGTGATGGCGGCGGCGGCGAGTCTGCCGATTCTCGAAGGCATGGCCGGCACGGACGTGGAGGCACAAACGGCGGCACCGGCGGCCACTGTTGCGTCGCAACCAGCGCGACTCTCGTCGGGACCGCGCGGCACGGCCAGTGATCCGGACTTGTTGCGACCCAAGAAGGACTGGCCGCGCAAGTTGTTTGCGTCGGAATTGGTGACGCTGGCCGCGCTGTGCGATGTGATCATTCCCGCCGATGCGAAATCGCCAAGTGCGTCGGCGGTGGGGGTGCCGGCCTACATCAACGAACACGTGAGCGCACCGTATGACGGCAATGCGCGTGACCTGGTACGGGTGCGCGGTGGTGTGTCGTGGCTCAACCTGGAAAGCACGAAGCGATTTGGTCGCACATTTGCCAAGCTCACGAACGCGCAGAAGACGGCCATTTGCGACGACATCTGTTTCTTGCCCAAGGCGAAGCCGGAATTCCAGGCCGGCGCGCGGTTCTTCGACCTGGTGCGCGACCTGTCGGCGACCGCGTTCTACACCACCGATGCCGGCATGAAGGACATCGGGTACGTGGGGAACGTGGCGCTGCCCAAGTGGGATCTCCCTCCGGCGGCCGTGCTGAAGCATCTGGGTCTGCTGTAGCTTGACCCGTTCGTTGATTGAACACGAAGTCCCCGACGCCCCGTCGGCCACGATTCGTTCGGCCCTGCCGACCATCGTGGTGGCGGGGCTCGGCTATTTCGTGGACCTCTTTGATCTGCTGCTGTTCAGCGTGGTGCGTCGTTCGTCGCTGACTGCGCTGGGATCGGGGACCCGACTGCTGGAGGATGGCGCCTGGGTGCAGAACGTGCAGCTGGTGGGCCTGATGATCGGCGGCGTGGCGTGGGGCATGATTGGTGACAAACGCGGTCGACGCACGGTGCTGTTCGGGTCGATTCTGCTGTACAGTGCGGCCACGTTCGCGAACGCGTTTGTCACCAGTGTCGGGCAGTACGCCCTGCTGCGATTTGTGGCGGGCATTGGATTGGCCGGCGAACTGGGAGCGGCGCTCACGCTGGTGTCGGAACTGGTACATCCGAAACAGCGTGGCACGGCGACGGCGCTGGTGGCGATGCTCGGTGTGCTGGGTGCCGTGACCGCGGCGCTGGTTGGTGACCAACTCGACTGGCGCTGGGCCTACGCGGCCGGCGGGGTGATGGGATTCGCGCTGCTCGGACTTCGACTGGGTGTGCGCGAGTCGGCACTCTTCATCCGCGCTTCGGCCCAGCCTCATGCCGCATCGCGCGGTCGGCTGCGCACGGTGTTCGCGACGCCGGAGCGTGTCGGTCGCTATATAAAGGCGATCCTGATTGGCGTCCCCATCTGGTTCGCCGTGCCGATCCTGGTGACGTTTGCCCCGGAAGTGGCCGTTGCCGTGGGGGTGACCGAACCGGTCAGCGCGGGACAGGCCGTGCTCTGGTTCTATGCGTGCACGTCGCTGGGCGATGTGAGCAGCGGTTTGCTCAGCCAGTGGTGGCACAGTCGGCGAGCGGCCGTAGCGG from the Gemmatimonadaceae bacterium genome contains:
- a CDS encoding gluconate 2-dehydrogenase subunit 3 family protein; this encodes METGDGRRETGDARSADGASTDGVNRRDALKVMAAAASLPILEGMAGTDVEAQTAAPAATVASQPARLSSGPRGTASDPDLLRPKKDWPRKLFASELVTLAALCDVIIPADAKSPSASAVGVPAYINEHVSAPYDGNARDLVRVRGGVSWLNLESTKRFGRTFAKLTNAQKTAICDDICFLPKAKPEFQAGARFFDLVRDLSATAFYTTDAGMKDIGYVGNVALPKWDLPPAAVLKHLGLL
- a CDS encoding MFS transporter produces the protein MIEHEVPDAPSATIRSALPTIVVAGLGYFVDLFDLLLFSVVRRSSLTALGSGTRLLEDGAWVQNVQLVGLMIGGVAWGMIGDKRGRRTVLFGSILLYSAATFANAFVTSVGQYALLRFVAGIGLAGELGAALTLVSELVHPKQRGTATALVAMLGVLGAVTAALVGDQLDWRWAYAAGGVMGFALLGLRLGVRESALFIRASAQPHAASRGRLRTVFATPERVGRYIKAILIGVPIWFAVPILVTFAPEVAVAVGVTEPVSAGQAVLWFYACTSLGDVSSGLLSQWWHSRRAAVAVFLAILSLAVVLLLSGMAHTARGYLMLTGALGFGSGYWAVMITMAVEQFGTDVRATVGTSVPTFVRASGVLITMLFLTLRDASPISGLGEGRPVVAAAAMVGALSILAALWALATSRETYARDLRFTEELA
- a CDS encoding GMC family oxidoreductase yields the protein MAAYQLAVAGLKVLVLEAGRTYDPVRETPMFQLPRDAPLRGAGTREKPFGFYDATVDGGWDVPGEPYTNAPGTDFRWWRARMLGGRTNHWGRISLRMGEYDFKPKSRDGLGADWPLTYKDLAPYYDKTEMLVGVYGGDDDLENTPRSSPGVLMPPPAPRAVELLAKKHATPMGIPVIPAHLAIMTKWQDAKTLPQKIHPTNKLAQRVLRESMLSRQACFWATPCGNGCSIKANFQSTTVLLPPALATGNVDIVPDAMVRDITVDAKGKATGVHYIDKNTRTDRHVTARIVVLAASACETARILLNSKSPAFPNGLSNSSGLVGKYLMDTVGAGIGGQIPALENLPAHNTDGASGMHMYIPWWLYKEQLGGKLGFARGYHVEFGGGRGMPGPGMFNGLESFTGGSYGKKFKEDARRYYGTFMYFDGRGEMIPNEDSYCEIDPDVVDQWGIPVLRFHWKWSDHELKQAVHMQTTFAQIIEAMGGKVQGTVQTDGNRAIAKGGQIIHEVGTCRMGEDPKTSVLNPYCQSWDVKNLFVTDGAPFVSNADKNPTLSILAMAWRTTDYVLEQISKREI